agtcaaccttattattttaaacccattttcagggaaaagaaagatctaaaaataacaatgtttctttgtcatgcttaatgttactgagggttgtgtaatgttgaaatatatttgaaatcagtgaaaagtgtttacaattaccctggtctaccctatacATTTTCagactttatataggcctacatatttatcactggactttagcattttcaacaagcttttttccattctctgtgccatgcatttctgatgaacgtctcatttaaatgtttgcaaatatcatattcaccactgGATTCACTgtcacaaaccttacacttgccaaaatattcgttttttccaatgtgcaaacctactttattaagaaaattaatttaaatttaatgtaattatttagaacTAGAAGAAAAAAGTTAACAGGTAACGATAAAATTATAAGTGATGTTAGTTTTCTAATGGAGGGCCGTTTTGCTCCTGCCTCGAATCGAAGCTGGACtcgtaatttttatatgaaaattggggcATTccccgccaaatcgggacatctggcaatccTGCATTAATCTATTTTTCATAACTTTCTAATCGATATAGGAAACCGAGGTAGTTAATCTACATAGGTTAATTAATCACAATTCTTTCGAAACATATTtctgatattgacaaattatATTATCACATATCCTCAAAATTAAGTAAAGATGGTAATTGAAGCGTCATTACTACACATAACTTAACCTAAAAATAATCGTTCAAAAAGTCTTATATACGGCACATTTCTTCTCTTAACCATGTATTCACATgccaattaaatttttaataagcaGTACCGAACTATTTGCTTTTGAACTTACCTGTAATCGAGATAGTAGCACTTCAACTGGGCCATGTACCGTTCAAATGACGGAATATCTTTCACTGCTATGCTCCATTGTGCTCCAATTTCCAAGATATCTCCTACACAGAAAACATAATACGCTCATTAATGTGTGTTATCAACCAAACTGATTATCTTATTAAGGTATAACTACTACATTGGTACTGTAAGATCTCTTATGGTTtaattataagtaggcctacttaccagACAACTGAAAATTTTGTACAATCCAGATACTGTTTagtttacagtaataaaaatacacaacatacacttaactaaacaacaactttaaatatacacgtccgaaattttataataaactcAGTGCACTCTGCGATCCATGTAACTGCCTTTAAAAACGTCCTTACAGAATCCGGTGAAAGAGGTTATTTACAGTTATCACGGAGAAAAATAACAACAAACAACTCACTTGCTATCAGCAGTTCTTGCTGTGGTGCTGTTGCATTTGACGTTGGTAAGAACATCAAGTTTGTAAGTCCCACCTGTAAATTAGTTTCCAATACGTAATTAACATGACAGATTGTCGCACTTAAGCCTACGTATTAGCAAGTTTCAAAATGCATACAAAtagttattttatcatttatcttTCCAAAATAATGTTAATCAAACCTTCAGTTTCGTTAATAATTCTCCACATTTCTCTAATTTTGGAGGTTTCTTCGTCCATTCTGCTTTCAGTTGCTGGTACAATGATACAACATCTTTCAAAGCGGCCATGACGATCACGACTGTAGTGATGGGTAGCAGCGTTGCCAACCTGAACACTAGCGATTCGGCTACAAAcatcccgaaattcagctacaaagactGAAATTAAGCTACGCTCAAAACTTGAAGAATTTGCGTATGTGTTGTTCAATGTGCTGCGTTTAACGATTGTTTCATTGCccgttatattaatttaataaaaataattcgaaagagctacgaatacaattattattattattattattattattattattattattattattattattattattattattattattattattattattattattattattaatggggttattaatgttaatatatataataatcattattatttcttacaaaccgAAAATTCAATACATGGGCCTAAGCATCAACACACTTCTATAGGTTTGGTAAAGCGTTGCTCAACCCAATCTACAAACCATGCACCAATATAAAACAGGGAAAGTATCTCACCTAATGAAATCTAGTCGATCCTTCTGATAACACTAGCTAAAATTTTAACTGTAAATATGTACCTATAAATACATAGACAAATATGTATAAACACATGGACACTGTGTTTTGGACAAAGTGTCGCAGCAATTGGACAATGAGATAGATATGCGTGGGAAGGGCCAGTTTTTTAAATctagtttctttttatttgaaGTCGGAGTACGGTTAATTTTGCGgagtaggcgacccctaataaaaactctgctgtgtgccgggaagttcacaaacagaggaactgttaggttactggtttacttttgttgggtaggcgacccctaataaaccgCCTGACGGTGTCTGCAAATTCACGAGTAAAGAAATTGTGAGTTAGGAAATAGGCGCTATTCacataataagataataaaactgAAAGTAGCATGCTATCCTTGCCATAAATGCGGGTCGCATTGTTCAGAATTCAGTCTGTGACACAAAGTTTCTACCGgtatgttttcataattttaatgacgAAGTGAGGAAATTCTGGTCGGTATTAGTAtgacaaaataaatttgttaaaagaaagtgtttacacataaaatttaagTATTCACAGATGGTCGCTCCATCGAATCTCAATTcggctacattttgacattcggctacgaccattctgctacaagctacatgactaaaaattaagctacgtttagccgaattcggccacggttggcaacgctgatGGGTAGTTCGCGAACGATTAGTTCGAATTGAACTAATCGTTCAAGTGAACTAGATGAACTAGTTCGAAATTTTTATGTAAGTCGTTCGCGAACTAGATGAGTCGTATCTGTGGAAGTCGTTCGCGAACTAGATAGAGAAAAAGCAATGCATTGTGGGAACTGGGAAGCCATTCCCATAACGAGAGGAGTGTTGGGCCGTGTTTCACAACACGCTAATAATGTTACTTCTTTAGACCCATAAAAATACTAAATtcggtgtttcataaatattatgcacaacttataaaatgcggATTCTGTTTGAGGTTAAGAGCACATGAACTTGAGTGGTTCAGTCTGGTTACGTTGTGTTTGTATCCTTCGTAGCCAATATTAAGAAAtggtttgaggttaagtctgacaagcattaaGCGATACTGcccctttataaaattttattacaatatcgaATCTATTATCTGTTTCACTATTTCACGTTGATCATAATGCTCTCCATATTGCATccgcaaatacattatttacttgtattCAATTTATTGAAGTAAATAGTAGGATTCAGGATCTAACCATTGCAACACACATTCTTAATTTCTACACTCAGAATCGCTACCAGTTACGtacattttcctttaaatgttaaTTGAAATTCTCTTTAAAAGTAAAGTAACTGTAATAGTTTCCGGAATTTTTTAGATCGATACTGTGTACGAATAATTAGCATGTTCGAACTCTACCACTGCACTGGGGTCCCGAATTCGCAACTCGAAACTTCATGTTGAACACAAGTCAATGAATGGATTTTCATGTCCTAAATTTCATTCGATCTATTTTTCGAATGTAATATCTGTCATATAGAGTATCCTCGCTTCATCGGCGCCGTTAGCTATATTATTTTGGGAGGGGggggcttttattattattattattattattattattattattattattaaggaatttGAGAGTTGGGTTTAGATTATACAGtttacagttctataatatttcttttctttcaagcTTTCATTTTACCGTAGTTTTAATCATACAATCAACGTTTGCAACGTTGATACTGCATTGCTGTTACTTTCTCTCAAAAAAGAGATGTTGTGATAAATAAACACTGACCTACAGTAAGTAATGTAACATCATATTTCCCTAAAATCAGTTATTCTTTAAGAGCAAACAGTTACAGCATAAGTATATATATTTCTCAAAGTTAAAATAATACTGATTTTCCGATTATATCTTTGCGTCAGCTTTCCTCTCCATCTCacgcgaactaaatgaactaatcgaactaaatgattaactgCATCAGCTTTTCTCTAACGAACTAAGCCAACTAAATAGTGATGGGTCGCTCATGAGCGAGTCGTTTCGAATGAACGACTCCCGCTCTGGAGCGGCTCTCCGCTCGCTCCTTACAAAAGAGCGAGTCGTTCATTACATTTCGCTCCCTACTCTTGGGAGAGCAAGGCAACTTCGCCTCGCTCTCTTGCTTATGGCTCACTCCCAACGCTCCGCTCCCTCCACAACAGCACAGCGCTCCACAGCTCCTTTACAGCTGTATACAATCCCTGATCACAACGATGCGCAGCACGTCTGTTAGTGTGGTCATGCGCAATGACACAGATTGAGAGGTGCGATGTTTAAATTACACTTCAATACAGACACGTTTAAATAGATCATGTTTGCACATTAGCCGTTTTATATGTAGCATTGTACACTTTCATAAttgctatttacttatttatactacTTTAGCAACACTTTCAGAACTGTTTTTAATTGATCTGTTTATACTACATACCGATACTTTACGATCATTACTCGTTCGTAAAATAGCGTAAGTAATGTAAATGGGCTCTGGGATGACATGGAAACTTACCTCACATATTTCTCCTTATCCAAGACCAGCTGGGCAGCTCCTCGGCTTGGCAGATGTGTTTAAAGCAGGCCTACAGTTTTTGTTCACATTGTCATGTCTGCACATTAGTCATAGCACTTTTTACACTTTTGTTAATTTGATTGATCTATTTATACTATTTACACTCGTACACTATTTACATTAGTTCCTATTGTTTATTccctcaaatttgcatttaggaaCAAAATCTGAGAAACGCGTTTCCCTGTGAGACGATTTCTTTTCTCAGTAACAGTATGCCCTGCTTTCGAGAAAACTCTCTCACACGGAGTGGAAGTCGCAACTACGCACAAGCGCTTCTTCACCAAATTATACAGTGAAGGATATATTTGCCTTCTTTCTGACCACCAAACAAGTGGATTTTCTTTCCTTGGTAACATTGGTTCTTGCAGGAACTTATCAACTTCGATAATGGCAGCCGATTTCGGGTGAGGATTTCTTACGAAACTAGAGACAGTTTCGTCGAATTCGCCCCAGACAATCGATTCCATTTCTGAAATTGGTGGCGGTGGAGAAGTAACATCAGATCTCTGTGATGGTTGGTGTTTTTCACAGAAGGCTATTAGAGCTTGTTTACACTTCTCGAAACACCTTTTGTCCTTAAACCCGTGCGATTTGAAGCGCGGATCTAAAATCGTAGCCTCTGCGAACAGAGCGTTGTCCTCTATGTTCCGGAACCTGGTGTTCAGGGCCTCCGTGATCTTCTCAGCCATCTGCCTGACATCCTCAGCAATCGCAGCGTTGTGGACAAATGAACTGCACCACCGTTTCAGTGACTGGCTAAGCAGTATCACTTTTGAAGCAGTAACTTGCTTCTCGCTGCTCATTTCTTCTGTTGTCACTTTAAATACTTTAAGTACTTCACATAATTGTGTGATCTTATTGACGTCGTCATTCGATATTTGCGGCAGATCCGGGTAATTCAGTGCTACAGTGGAAATTAGGGACCGCTGTACCTCTAAAATCCGTTGAAACATGTCCAAGGTGGAGTTCCACCTCGTAACAACATCCTGCTTCAAACTCAGTACAGGCTCGCCCAATTGTTCCTGCATTTCTTTAAGTTTTGTGGCAGCCTGTGGACTACGTTTAAAGAACTCcactgttctttttattttagctGAAATATCGTGAATGCAGTGAAGGCCACATTGGACAATTAGATTCAAATTGTGGGCGAAACAAGGTATGTGTTTCCAACCCGTCAGCCTTATTGCCgctacaatattggccgcattGTCACTCACCACACACACAATCTTTTGTTGAATTCCCCATTCTCGAGTAACGCGTTTCAGCTCTTCTGCCAGGTTTTGTGCAGTGTGCTTGGCGTCATACTTATAACACTCTAACAAGTATGACTCCATCTGCACGTTCTTAATGTAGTGAGCAGTCACTGACAGATAGGACTCATTGTTAATGGAGGTCCAGCCGTCTGTTGTTATGGTAACATACTCTGCAGACTCCAACTGCACTTTAACCTTTTCCTTGGTCATATTATATAACTGAGGAAGAATTACATTGGCAAGTGTTTTCCTTGTGGGGAGTTTATATGCACTGTTTAGTTTCTGAatcaattttctaaatttttggcTCTCAACAATTTGGAAaggtaaataattttcaacaattgTTTCCAAAACTAAAAAATCTATTTCTTGGGTCCTTTGATTAGAAAGAGGCTTACGCAAAAATGACCCGATGGAAGTCTGACTGTGGTGTGTTGTTCCTCTCTGCTGCGAAGTAGAGCCACTCTGATGCGAAGTAGAGTTCCTCTGCTGCGAAGTTGAGGAGCCTTCATTGTTTGATGTCTCTGCAGCTGGTGGTGGAGGTGATGGTGGTGGATCGTCTGGGTTTTCGTCTGACGGGAGACTGCCAGGCGTTAAACGTTCTATTGATAACGCATTAGATGGATGCAAATTTCGAACGTGACGGGCTAGATTAAATGTGCTGCCGCTTTTGTACGAAATTTGCTTAGAGCAAAAGTTGCATTTCGCTTTTCCGTCGCCTAAATCTGTAAAAAGTTCCAGATCTCACTTCTTTTTTTCTGCCTCAAAGCCATTGTTAAGCCGCACACTAACTTCACACACTACCGAATATTTCGAATCTCAGAAAATTACTAACATTTTGCTAAGGCCTTGCGGAGGTTTCAGGTTTCACTACtgccaatatataaatatatacgcataccttttttattatttatgaaattataatgtaattattattgtagttttatataaAGGAAAGTAAAACCAAAAGTTaatgattttaataattatttactacgtactatggggaacataaattataaacatgTTTAAAAATGTCATGTTAAACTCTAAGAGTTGGTTGCCGTGTCTTTATGACTTTATTTACGAAAACGAAGTGTTGCATTTTGTCCCATGTGTTCAGCAGCTGTGTATTTACTGCACATGTACTCCGCATTCACGGACCGATACAAACGATTGGAATGTGTATTGCAATGGcatctattgagaagcatgtgTACTATATCATACAGTTAACACCCGCTCTGCAGTTAAGAGAGAAGAGTCGGAGCGGTGCGGTGGTGAAGCGTGGAGTGATCACTAGGAGCGAGCTGGTTGAGAAAGAGGGAGGGCACTGTACCGCTccgctcttttgaacgactctcaaTGAACGACTCCTCAAAAGGAGCGGGAGTCAAAGAGCTAGCTCTCATCAATGAACGACTCCGACCCATCTCTACAACTAAATGATTATATACGTCAGTTTTTCTTAGACGAACTAAACGAACTAGATTATTGAACTAATCTCACTATCGAACTAGTTCGCCGCGAACGAATCTGTAAATTGAACTGAATTTCCCATCACTAATTCACGAGACGATAAaagcgttgcttacgagattatacaagctggcgcatagagcttgaaaaacgagtctgaagtggttccctcgtaatgccaattccgccgctcggagcgctgttctgccctatatattcatagcagaacacttaaaagacattgacatttgggacatttaaaggactcaccattgcttattaaatgcttcgtacaatattttatggacaatagacgtaatttgcaaacttctactcctcaattatattacaataaaaggctgtcattcttgatattaaaacatattacatataaactgagggactgtctgctctgtacttcagtttatacaccaaacatttccggaaataaattaacttgacatcttacatatacgcactatagcctacccttttcacctaatattattaatattgttattaaataaaatattgcaactaattaaggtactgcattatctttaatttccttgaattcataattacgcatttgcaagaaggcctaacttttccctcttttttttttttaaaaatactgacgtcacaataactgagaagtataattattgcgcgattttttcttgcagtggtgaaaacatttctataggcctactgattaatctattgagcatagtaatagtaaacgctgtagtattttagtgcgtgtacgcctacttagctcttgtaaaacgaaattttcactttcactttcaacggaacactcacttatattcagttcttgtatcttgcagtaaattatccatttgtgatcatctttccaatataacctcccattgaaacgaccacttaaaatcatgagctagaatttattattttaaaaacatttccacgcacatactgttataattgttatgaaccacaatacaaaagacaacactgtgaaattggattaatttaccacgatcaacatcaataccggtagtataaaatcacatataggcctaggctatgttatttcattactttatggtattaattagaagaccaaacttcaaataacactgtaatatgcttggcatatttataatattcgtactcaatcagtaatgcacaattaatcgaactattttcacgatgcacaatgctttgtaatggtaccattcatcatttcatagggcagagaggcgaacctagcggcagaaattgtcatgactcacagagacctactctcgatcgtgctatgcgccagcttgtgtaatcccgtaagcaacggataaaagtcaccctcggctgtctttttgcgcatgcgccatcggtgtagtatttccgcttccggtgtgatgccGGGCCtcgtaaacataaaaattgttttattcaccgcattctagattcaccttcgtcacgatcatatattatttacatttcggtgatacaagttacgtaattataataatagtgcattgatagatttcacaattattactccgggaaaattttagaacatggattgcaccttcCATCCCctccgataccccgcttttttcatcggCGCGATGTTTGCGGAGATCGTCAGTGGCCGCCATGATGTTTCGAGTTGGCGCGTGTCTCGGACGGAGCGAGATGAAGCGTGAGAACGCGAGAGAGGGAGGAGTCTGCAAGGAAAGTAGCTAGTTGCAAGGTGGGGGTAGAGgggaagggtgcaatccatgttctggagtttagccATTACTCCAActcctgttatccaagtcaaacgttattttcgtataattgtattccagaatatttcctcataagtcttgataggctatatgtattaagagttaatttctggtggtagtattgatattaaacttggctaacacaatattccatctacttcagaggggcggcaagaactagcgctgaggtagttctggatatttcaactgtaaaccaacttacgaatctcctgatatgcaaataaatatcaccaaacgtaggtgccaacttcagaggggctgcaaaacactttgtgtccaaatttataaaaccaggggcatcacatccagtaaaattaagagtgatctcaaccttgttaacaattcgaagagatattcctatgtaaataaagcggcgaaactagcgctgaagtagttctggtgatttcggaagtgaaaattgttgaatttataagggtttctttttatgtagatacagttgatcgtatatgcatcatagacaaatatatgcatggcgtaacaaaaccctaaactaaccaaatctaacctgtcacagattcgtatatgcaacatgtatataagcggggaactacttcagcactagtttagccaaaaattgaattaatttgtttgaaagatgaagtaggttataggccaaagattattatttgaactctatagagagtagtggtttggttcgactggaacatctcggaaaaaagaagatgtatatatttttttattattaccggtatagacctatattcattattatttattattccacagttgagtaacaaaatggacaaggaaccgtccaaaagaacaaatcgggacacccttagaacaatagcattttaaatatcatggtaaattaggaaacataccactaactttatgagttcctgtgggccctaaatgtttttatccatctaaatcactgatagaagaggtcagctgtcgaacatgttagtaaaacaattcacaatgccgctatctttcctgaatttgagatcggtgaatcttcacacatgcaacagagtgactccacttctctatccatgatccacatttttgtagttcagttcaaatctatgacctattgggatcgaacagtaatggtcctaagtcttaccaagcggaaataacacagagctaacagttaattaacagtgtatggtaattatgtagtaataatcggccaggcctccatattctcgcaatagaggtccagggcaccttcgttatcatatgtattttcttttattaaatttcgtttgtatatgaTTAACTTGTCATCCAGTATCCACTTTACACCCTGGATCTCTATTGTAGTAAGATGATGGCCTGGCCGATACGACCTGTCGATGATTTGTTTgtacacaattattaaaatatatgtacatacttggtaatgtatctatcctggatctctattacgggaagatggcctggctgatgattactacttaattacccaaaatttaaaactaaccattatcaacactcgtttttaggttgattttttttgttatgatcgtcgtcgtaggtgtgtgctcgttaattgattagcaacggctatataactactgataatggataaatgcttaataaagaaaattgtccccactgaaagtgcagtgaacgggaatacaatgataaattgggttatattaatgacagtgaaactaatggctcatcgtcgggtggcgatcaaaaccttgtaattccaaaactggaaattttacaagagaaagatataatattactgatacgatatcatgttcacgtgctctattttatgtacatgtcttaaatgtctgtttaaattcgactgtttactaaatatggtactgcaatgtttgcataccacaggcattattacagaagtttgaaaactaatccatcaatctcgaatgaaagtaaaagaaatccagttcacaattactgcagtaaataaaacatttttatgcttacaacggggctcagcgtcacaccggaagcagaatttcttcaccgatagcgcatgcgcaataaagggagccgagggtgacttttatcgtctcgtatGACGATCTGCTAGCGATAAAATGATCGAATGAAAAGGTAATCGCCTATTCGATTATGTTGAAAACTATTTGATTATTTAAGGAATCGATTATTTTTTTCGACTGAGATTTTATACAGTACCTGTATGGGTATTTACTTTCATGTCATGTTGTTCATATTATAATTTTCAAGTGCTATAGCTAATTTTCTCTCATTTAACATTTTAAGCTACAAAAATTGTCTGGTACCGATACAATTCAATAAACTATTAACACCagtttggatgatcgttcacctctgctgaggcatgtggacgtgaggccacaGTCTCGGCCTTGCGCTGTCGCTTCCAGGTGTTATTAATAGCagtattataatttattgtcaaacaACAATGCCACTATCCATATCTTGCAAGGCTTAATCTGTGTCACAAGTAATGCACCAATATACAGggcaataaatatatttaaattacttgCTCATATTATTATGAACTTCACTTATTATAACAGCAAATTTAAATTCTATATCTGCATGCCCTTCAATAATTCGATATTTTAACtattcaaatattatttaaattttatgcgCAACAATGAACAGTCACGTGTTTATTCTATAATACCGTAGCCCCTGATTATTACACTTatattttcagttggttattaacgacgctgtatcagctacttggttatttagcgtcgatgaaattggtgatagcgagatggtatttggcgggatgaggccgggaattcgccatagattacctgatagtCGCCTTATGGTTGGCGAAACCTcgaaaaaagccaaccaggtaatcagcccaagcgggaatcgaacccacgctcgagcgaaactctggatcggcaggcaaacgcctcgaccgactgagctacgtcggtgactGATTTCACTTATTCCATGaagatattatttaaatacaaataagaaatgatttacagtgatagtaataacaataacaataatgataaatattttaccCTTTAATTCTGATTCTTTTATAAGTACATACACACTATGCCCTACAAAAAAACAAGAAGCACTTCTGTAGAAGACACAAACCAACTCCTTTACACAATAGGAAATTTTCATGACCCATACCACAGTGAACACATTCAAATTTACAGATATAACGAgtcaattcattgaaaattaacaaatttgacGAACAGCTGTGTGAGAAACTATTCTCTTGCAGTGCCATAGCATTTTATGCTTCTTAATTATTTTGCCACATATGATGCgtcttactatttgtttacttttttatcctacagaagaaaatgaaaattttaattgttgttctaGCATCTCTCCAAGGATGTTTCTTTTTTATGTCAGAAGGAATTGGATGTTCTCTTAGCAAAGTACGAACTGCAGTGCGTGAGGAAGTTTGGTTTGCTTTTTTCTTCTCTCTGATACGAGATGgagtacaatataggcctatttcatttttttttacacgtGAATAAtgctttttcaatttttctgtTAAACATTGAAGCTTAATGTTTTCGGCTTTTAGTTTTCGAATAACTTCACTACTTTTTATTAGCAGGAGAGCTTTATGCATCCTTTCCCAAATTACTacgattacattgttcaatacatttgttcttaattttcgtgcaatattctctcatctattcttttctattttccttcACTCTCTTAATTCTCTATTAGTCATGGCCGAAACTGTCTTAATTTTTCGTTGCTTCTTCCTCTCAGCCCATATTTTACTCTCCGATGCTATGTAAGCAGCGTGCTTTTCAGGATCTGCTTTCACCGTAAACACTCTAGTTCTATTTTCCTTGCAAGTTACACGTTTCTACTTTTTTGAAACGTCAGACTTCTTACGTTTATAAATTTTTATCTTTAAGCTTTCTTTTCTTATCCTTCACTTAATCTCATATTTTTTCCGTCCTCTAGTCAGTTTACCACCACTCATCGTGTAATACAAATACATGACACAATCGCAATATTGTATTCATATACAACTACGTAAAGACCATATTTTTTCACCTACATCATAAACATCAcatcaataataattgaagagtccgttgcaagaatgatggatgtcactttcttgtcgaaaatgaaccaagactgtcaatgcatagcttaagatatatagaatgtacatacagagttatatggcattaacactgatagtcattgtccagtaatgattggaaaat
This region of Periplaneta americana isolate PAMFEO1 chromosome 13, P.americana_PAMFEO1_priV1, whole genome shotgun sequence genomic DNA includes:
- the LOC138711903 gene encoding E3 SUMO-protein ligase ZBED1-like, with amino-acid sequence MTKEKVKVQLESAEYVTITTDGWTSINNESYLSVTAHYIKNVQMESYLLECYKYDAKHTAQNLAEELKRVTREWGIQQKIVCVVSDNAANIVAAIRLTGWKHIPCFAHNLNLIVQCGLHCIHDISAKIKRTVEFFKRSPQAATKLKEMQEQLGEPVLSLKQDVVTRWNSTLDMFQRILEVQRSLISTVALNYPDLPQISNDDVNKITQLCEVLKVFKVTTEEMSSEKQVTASKVILLSQSLKRWCSSFVHNAAIAEDVRQMAEKITEALNTRFRNIEDNALFAEATILDPRFKSHGFKDKRCFEKCKQALIAFCEKHQPSQRSDVTSPPPPISEMESIVWGEFDETVSSFVRNPHPKSAAIIEVDKFLQEPMLPRKENPLVWWSERRQIYPSLYNLVKKRLCVVATSTPCERVFSKAGHTVTEKRNRLTGKRVSQILFLNANLRE